The Deinococcus depolymerans genome includes a region encoding these proteins:
- a CDS encoding helix-turn-helix domain-containing protein, protein MSADPTPHAVELVEQALKEQGKTRSDLARDLNISRQQITRTLNTTALINPRSEHWLPILDALGLEIIVRHKET, encoded by the coding sequence ATGAGCGCCGACCCCACCCCTCACGCTGTTGAACTGGTCGAACAGGCCCTGAAGGAACAAGGTAAGACCCGCTCAGACCTCGCACGCGATCTGAACATCTCCCGCCAGCAGATCACGCGCACGCTCAACACCACCGCGCTGATCAATCCCAGGTCGGAACACTGGCTCCCCATCCTCGACGCCCTCGGCTTAGAGATCATCGTCAGGCACAAAGAAACCTGA
- a CDS encoding DUF3560 domain-containing protein, translating to MTGPVTNGTAVYNLDDDTLRWTPDERLDANEYALAKAAGFKWWGRTGAWVATWTPGREDHLLARVEEITHEADPDDPQARVQRFAGHAAAAVSRSEQRVTAATQGLPPGGEPIKVGHHSEGRHRRAIERSDQNMRKALEEDKLADYWRGRALGAERRARQKSDPGVVRRRIGRLQEQLRVHERTLAQAPDNRYAGRWHEHLTLRIAFEEGRLASLNPEPFAPVTAYKKGDIVQHKRWGKCQVVSVGRVNLKLQQLTGATVGWQWAAPPHEVKPWTEPQPQPE from the coding sequence GTGACCGGCCCGGTCACGAACGGCACGGCGGTCTACAACCTCGATGACGATACGCTCCGCTGGACCCCGGACGAGCGCCTAGACGCCAACGAGTACGCCCTGGCCAAGGCCGCCGGATTCAAGTGGTGGGGCCGCACCGGGGCCTGGGTAGCCACCTGGACGCCCGGCCGCGAGGATCACCTGCTGGCCCGCGTGGAGGAGATCACGCACGAGGCGGACCCGGATGACCCGCAGGCCCGCGTGCAGCGCTTCGCCGGTCACGCGGCGGCGGCGGTGAGCAGGTCCGAGCAGCGCGTTACGGCGGCCACGCAGGGCCTCCCGCCCGGCGGCGAACCGATCAAGGTGGGCCACCACAGCGAGGGCCGTCACCGCCGCGCCATCGAACGCAGCGACCAGAACATGCGCAAGGCCTTGGAGGAGGACAAGCTGGCCGACTACTGGCGCGGCCGCGCCCTGGGGGCCGAACGCCGCGCCCGGCAGAAGTCTGACCCTGGCGTCGTGCGCCGCCGGATTGGCCGCCTGCAGGAGCAGTTGCGCGTCCACGAGCGGACCCTCGCCCAGGCCCCGGACAACCGGTACGCCGGGCGCTGGCATGAGCACCTGACGCTGCGGATCGCGTTCGAGGAGGGCAGGCTGGCCAGCCTGAACCCCGAGCCGTTCGCGCCGGTGACCGCCTACAAGAAAGGCGACATCGTGCAGCACAAGCGCTGGGGCAAGTGCCAGGTCGTCAGCGTGGGGCGCGTCAACCTGAAGCTCCAGCAGCTGACCGGCGCGACCGTCGGCTGGCAGTGGGCCGCGCCGCCCCACGAGGTCAAACCCTGGACTGAACCGCAGCCGCAGCCGGAGTGA
- a CDS encoding TerD family protein, with product MSAPIPEHLQRGQRIPLAALTAQRSLTVQVNLPGMNEADLSLFGINEQRRLADDRYFIFYNQLSSPERALSLDLRRSEFHIHLDRLPPSIHRLTVAATSDNQTFAALGAGEVHLSDPAGVKATFKVQGNVFQAEKAVLLLDFYRYQGEWRVAAVGQGFNGGLQALLESMGGEVVNDPPTPPGLPVPPQSSSPLPIQQWPALKSVPLFPPTGTTCRRCQVRSNLLNRLDTQGICGRCQREVAEGLRQFRLRFVDACADSVMEYSEWQDLQAVIDRERLSAHRALEFVRSDALRFLERMFALARADGQITQEEETTFNWMVKHLEVPTTMVSHLQRELEELKQAAQLRAGNLPAIRSSIMLEAGEIAHLECTATYRHVTSTRTRDIPGKLVVTNRQVHFLSPTEGGWNIQYAKVLQIEELPDGVNLALGVKKGNGYYHEVRQPVLLGATLDALVRINKRLLMMPQTERASRSIPQKVKLEVWQRDQGKCVECGDSNYLEFDHVIPHSKGGASTVNNLQLLCRRCNLQKSNRL from the coding sequence ATGTCCGCACCTATCCCTGAGCACCTGCAGCGAGGGCAGCGTATCCCCCTGGCCGCGCTCACCGCGCAGCGCAGCCTGACCGTCCAGGTCAACCTGCCAGGCATGAATGAAGCGGACCTCAGCCTGTTCGGAATTAACGAGCAGCGTCGCCTAGCGGACGACCGATATTTCATCTTCTACAACCAGCTCAGCAGTCCGGAACGGGCTCTCAGCCTGGATCTGCGACGCTCGGAATTCCATATTCATTTGGACCGTCTCCCCCCCAGCATTCACCGACTCACGGTGGCTGCCACCTCGGATAACCAGACGTTCGCAGCACTGGGCGCAGGGGAAGTGCACCTGAGTGATCCGGCGGGAGTGAAAGCTACCTTCAAAGTACAGGGCAACGTCTTCCAGGCAGAAAAAGCTGTACTCCTACTGGATTTCTACCGTTACCAGGGCGAATGGAGGGTCGCGGCCGTTGGACAGGGTTTCAACGGTGGTTTACAGGCCTTGCTCGAATCCATGGGCGGAGAGGTGGTCAATGACCCCCCGACACCGCCTGGGCTTCCGGTCCCTCCGCAATCCAGCAGCCCACTGCCCATCCAGCAGTGGCCTGCCCTCAAGTCCGTGCCCCTCTTCCCGCCTACCGGCACCACCTGCCGCCGCTGCCAAGTCAGAAGTAATCTTCTGAACCGACTCGACACCCAGGGCATCTGCGGGCGCTGCCAGCGAGAAGTGGCCGAAGGCCTACGCCAATTCCGTCTGAGGTTCGTTGATGCTTGTGCCGACAGCGTCATGGAGTACAGCGAGTGGCAGGACCTGCAAGCTGTTATCGACCGGGAACGCCTCAGTGCCCACCGGGCGCTGGAATTCGTCCGCTCTGACGCCCTGCGCTTCCTGGAGCGAATGTTCGCGCTTGCCCGAGCAGACGGACAGATCACCCAGGAAGAGGAAACCACATTTAACTGGATGGTCAAGCACCTTGAAGTGCCCACTACCATGGTCAGCCACCTGCAGCGGGAACTGGAAGAACTCAAGCAGGCCGCGCAGCTGCGTGCCGGAAACTTGCCCGCCATCCGTAGCAGCATCATGCTTGAGGCAGGAGAAATTGCCCATCTGGAATGCACTGCCACGTACCGGCACGTTACGAGCACCCGCACCCGAGACATCCCCGGCAAGCTCGTGGTCACAAACAGGCAGGTACACTTCCTCAGTCCCACTGAAGGAGGCTGGAACATCCAGTATGCAAAGGTCCTGCAGATTGAGGAACTACCGGATGGAGTCAATCTGGCGCTCGGCGTGAAGAAAGGCAACGGGTACTACCACGAGGTGCGCCAACCCGTGCTGCTCGGGGCCACCCTGGACGCACTGGTCCGCATCAACAAGCGCCTGCTGATGATGCCGCAGACGGAGCGGGCCAGCCGCAGCATTCCTCAGAAGGTCAAACTTGAGGTCTGGCAGCGTGATCAGGGCAAATGCGTCGAGTGTGGAGATAGCAACTATCTGGAATTCGATCACGTCATCCCTCACAGCAAGGGGGGTGCGAGTACCGTCAACAACCTTCAGCTCCTCTGCCGCCGCTGCAACCTGCAGAAAAGCAACCGCCTCTGA
- a CDS encoding class I SAM-dependent DNA methyltransferase, with protein MQPQEFAVKWRDLAPRLTERAAYQEHWRDLCALLGERGPTDAGDPDNYAFEKHVKKAGTGETGFADVFKRGHFIAEYKGHGKSLGKALQQALLYARELDNPPLLIVSDLNVIEIHTNFTGSSPRTLRITLDDIERDAPVGGDLTALQVLRAAFRDPGRLDPRQLRERVTQDATAQIGQVAQALAARGTAPIPAAHFLMRVVFAMFAEDVGLLERGLLTRVLRRAREHPDRSQGYFQELFTAMQGGGEFWGTDVRHFNGGLFDDGAALPITQGDADRLLQAATLDWAEVEPAIFGTLFEQSLDAATRSKRGAHYTSVPDILRVTDPVVMQPLRREWAKVKADAEVLATKRGGRRAALDALQAFHARLGDVTVLDPACGSGNFLVVTLGQLLDLEHEVRLLAFELGAGPFDLPPRVHPRQLRGLEIEPFAHELASVSVWIAYFQWKSAHGGEWDTPVLQRLPEIRQGDALLTAVAGEDGQVGYVETVWPAAEFIVGNPPFLGEKKQGPRLGLPYLQQLRAAYQGRVAASSDLVCYWFEKARAAIEGGVTRRAGLISTNSINMLGNRQVLERIGETGAIFRAWPNLPWLQDGAAVRVAAVCFDGGQEQERLLGHLEGERTPQEREVLVSVPAIHANLSAGADVTQAVRLPENAGLSFQGVKLAGAFDVTGDVARAWLALPNPGGVSNADVLRPLLNGDDLMDVRGDTWVIDFASRSEEEAAQYLVPFAHVVEHVKPVRATNNRKSRRERYWQLGEVMPAMRRALAPLSRYLGTSIVAKHRAFVWCEARDLPSGRLVVVASDQDWMHGLLNSRVHILWAQKAGSTHEDRPVYTSTTSFETFPFPVWTPASQEAVAAAGRFVETARDGMRAQGYTLTGMYNALGAVEGTTSPAYTLKLAHERLDQAVAAAYGWEWPLSEDEVLARLLALNLERAGRAP; from the coding sequence ATGCAACCCCAGGAATTCGCGGTCAAGTGGCGGGACCTCGCGCCGCGCCTCACCGAACGCGCTGCGTACCAGGAGCACTGGCGGGACCTCTGCGCCCTGCTCGGTGAGCGCGGCCCTACCGACGCTGGCGACCCGGACAACTACGCTTTCGAGAAGCACGTCAAGAAGGCCGGCACCGGCGAGACTGGGTTCGCGGACGTCTTCAAGCGCGGTCATTTCATCGCGGAGTACAAGGGGCACGGCAAGAGCCTCGGGAAGGCGCTGCAACAGGCGCTGCTGTACGCACGAGAGCTGGACAACCCGCCGCTGCTGATCGTGTCGGACCTGAACGTCATCGAGATCCACACGAATTTCACCGGCAGCAGCCCCCGCACCCTGCGGATCACCCTCGACGACATCGAACGGGACGCACCCGTCGGCGGGGACCTCACGGCCCTGCAGGTGCTGCGCGCCGCGTTCCGCGACCCGGGCCGACTTGACCCGCGCCAGTTGCGTGAACGGGTCACGCAGGACGCCACCGCGCAGATCGGACAGGTCGCGCAGGCCCTCGCCGCCAGGGGAACGGCGCCCATTCCGGCCGCGCACTTTCTGATGCGGGTCGTGTTCGCCATGTTCGCCGAGGATGTCGGCCTGCTCGAACGTGGCTTGCTCACCCGCGTTCTGCGGCGCGCACGGGAGCACCCGGACCGCTCGCAGGGGTACTTCCAGGAGCTGTTCACGGCCATGCAAGGCGGCGGGGAGTTCTGGGGCACGGACGTCCGGCACTTCAACGGTGGGCTGTTCGATGACGGCGCGGCCCTGCCGATCACGCAGGGGGACGCCGACCGACTGTTGCAGGCGGCGACGCTGGACTGGGCGGAGGTGGAACCCGCGATTTTCGGGACGCTGTTCGAGCAGAGCCTGGACGCCGCGACCCGCAGTAAGCGCGGCGCGCACTACACGTCCGTCCCGGACATCCTGCGCGTCACGGACCCGGTCGTCATGCAGCCGCTGCGGCGCGAGTGGGCGAAGGTGAAGGCGGACGCGGAGGTGCTCGCTACGAAACGCGGCGGTCGACGTGCGGCGCTGGACGCCCTGCAGGCCTTCCATGCGCGCCTGGGGGACGTGACCGTCCTGGACCCCGCGTGCGGGAGTGGGAATTTCCTGGTCGTGACTCTGGGGCAGCTGCTTGACCTGGAGCACGAGGTGCGGCTGCTGGCGTTCGAACTGGGGGCGGGGCCGTTCGATCTGCCTCCGCGCGTTCACCCCCGGCAGTTGCGGGGCCTGGAGATCGAGCCGTTCGCGCATGAGCTGGCGAGCGTGTCCGTGTGGATTGCGTACTTTCAGTGGAAGTCCGCGCACGGCGGGGAGTGGGACACGCCGGTCCTGCAGCGCCTCCCGGAGATCCGCCAGGGGGACGCGCTGCTCACGGCGGTGGCAGGTGAGGACGGGCAGGTCGGGTACGTGGAGACGGTCTGGCCGGCAGCGGAGTTCATCGTGGGGAATCCACCCTTCCTGGGCGAGAAGAAGCAGGGTCCCCGCCTGGGCCTGCCGTACCTTCAGCAGCTGCGGGCCGCTTACCAGGGCCGCGTGGCGGCGAGCAGTGATCTGGTCTGCTACTGGTTCGAGAAGGCCCGCGCGGCGATTGAGGGGGGCGTGACCCGCCGGGCGGGGCTGATCAGCACGAACAGCATCAACATGCTCGGGAACCGGCAGGTGCTGGAGCGGATCGGTGAGACGGGAGCGATTTTCCGGGCGTGGCCGAACCTGCCGTGGTTGCAGGACGGCGCGGCGGTGCGGGTGGCAGCGGTGTGCTTCGACGGCGGGCAGGAACAGGAGCGGCTGCTGGGGCACCTTGAGGGGGAGCGGACGCCGCAGGAGCGAGAGGTGCTGGTGAGCGTCCCGGCGATCCACGCGAACCTGTCGGCCGGGGCGGATGTGACGCAGGCGGTGCGCCTGCCGGAGAACGCCGGGCTGAGTTTCCAGGGCGTGAAGCTGGCCGGGGCGTTCGACGTGACGGGGGACGTGGCGCGGGCGTGGCTGGCGCTGCCGAATCCGGGCGGGGTGAGCAACGCGGACGTGCTGCGGCCCCTGCTGAACGGGGATGACCTGATGGACGTGCGGGGCGACACGTGGGTGATCGACTTCGCGTCCCGGAGTGAGGAGGAAGCTGCGCAGTACCTTGTGCCGTTCGCGCATGTCGTTGAACACGTGAAGCCGGTGCGGGCGACCAATAACCGGAAATCCAGGCGTGAGCGGTACTGGCAGCTGGGGGAAGTGATGCCTGCCATGCGTCGTGCGCTGGCGCCACTCTCCCGGTACCTGGGAACATCGATCGTGGCGAAGCACCGGGCGTTCGTGTGGTGCGAGGCGCGGGACCTGCCGTCAGGGCGATTGGTGGTCGTGGCGAGTGATCAGGACTGGATGCATGGTCTGCTGAACAGCCGCGTGCATATTCTTTGGGCGCAGAAGGCAGGAAGTACCCATGAGGATCGACCGGTCTACACCTCGACGACATCCTTTGAGACGTTCCCGTTCCCCGTGTGGACGCCGGCGAGCCAGGAGGCGGTGGCGGCGGCCGGGCGGTTCGTGGAGACGGCCAGGGACGGGATGCGCGCGCAGGGGTACACGCTGACGGGGATGTACAACGCCCTGGGAGCGGTGGAGGGCACGACCAGTCCGGCCTACACGTTGAAGCTGGCTCATGAGCGGTTGGATCAGGCGGTGGCCGCCGCCTACGGCTGGGAGTGGCCGCTGAGCGAGGATGAGGTGCTCGCCCGACTGCTGGCGCTCAACCTGGAACGGGCAGGGCGCGCGCCCTGA